A window from Urocitellus parryii isolate mUroPar1 chromosome 1, mUroPar1.hap1, whole genome shotgun sequence encodes these proteins:
- the C1ql2 gene encoding complement C1q-like protein 2 isoform X1 yields MALGLLIAVPLLLQAAPPGAAHYEMMGTCRMICDPYTAAPGGGPAGAKAPPPGPSTAALEVMQDLSANPPPPFIQGPKGDPGRPGKPGPRGPPGEPGPPGPRGPPGEKGDSGRPGLPGLQLTTGAAGGVGVVGGGAGGGGDSEGEVTSALSAAFSGPKIAFYVGLKSPHEGYEVLKFDDVVTNLGNHYDPTTGKFSCQVRGIYFFTYHILMRGGDGTSMWADLCKNGQVRASAIAQDADQNYDYASNSVVLHLDSGDEVYVKLDGGKAHGGNNNKYSTFSGFLLYPD; encoded by the exons ATGGCGCTGGGGCTGCTCATCGCCGTGCCGCTGCTGCTGCAGGCGGCGCCCCCCGGAGCAGCGCACTACGAGATGATGGGCACCTGCCGCATGATCTGCGACCCATACACCGCCGCACCCGGCGGGGGACCCGCGGGCGCCAAGGCGCCGCCGCCGGGACCCAGCACCGCCGCCCTGGAAGTCATGCAGGACCTCAGCGCCAACCCTCCACCTCCCTTTATCCAGGGACCCAAGGGTGACCCGGGGCGACCCGGCAAGCCAGGGCCGCGGGGTCCCCCTGGAGAGCCGGGTCCACCGGGACCCAGGGGTCCCCCGGGGGAGAAGGGCGACTCCGGACGACCAGGGCTGCCCGGGCTGCAGCTGACAACCGGAGCGGCCGGCGGCGTCGGAGTGGTGGGCGGCGGAGCCGGGGGCGGCGGCGACTCGGAGGGAGAAGTGACCAGCGCGCTGAGCGCCGCCTTCAGCGGTCCCAAGATCGCCTTCTACGTGGGACTCAAGAGCCCCCATGAGGGTTACGAGGTGCTCAAGTTCGACGACGTGGTCACCAATCTCGGCAATCACTACGACCCCACCACAGGCAAGTTCAGCTGCCAGGTTCGCGGCATCTACTTCTTCACCTACCACATCCTCATGCGAGGCGGCGACGGCACCAGCATGTGGGCGGACCTCTGCAAGAACGGGCAG GTTCGGGCCAGCGCCATTGCGCAGGACGCGGATCAGAACTACGACTATGCCAGTAACAGTGTGGTGCTGCACCTCGATTCAGGGGACGAGGTGTACGTGAAGCTGGACGGCGGGAAGGCGCACGGAGGCAATAACAACAAGTACAGCACGTTCTCGGGCTTTCTTCTGTACCCGGATTAG
- the C1ql2 gene encoding complement C1q-like protein 2 isoform X2 → MALGLLIAVPLLLQAAPPGAAHYEMMGTCRMICDPYTAAPGGGPAGAKAPPPGPSTAALEVMQDLSANPPPPFIQGPKGDPGRPGKPGPRGPPGEPGPPGPRGPPGEKGDSGRPGLPGLQLTTGAAGGGEVTSALSAAFSGPKIAFYVGLKSPHEGYEVLKFDDVVTNLGNHYDPTTGKFSCQVRGIYFFTYHILMRGGDGTSMWADLCKNGQVRASAIAQDADQNYDYASNSVVLHLDSGDEVYVKLDGGKAHGGNNNKYSTFSGFLLYPD, encoded by the exons ATGGCGCTGGGGCTGCTCATCGCCGTGCCGCTGCTGCTGCAGGCGGCGCCCCCCGGAGCAGCGCACTACGAGATGATGGGCACCTGCCGCATGATCTGCGACCCATACACCGCCGCACCCGGCGGGGGACCCGCGGGCGCCAAGGCGCCGCCGCCGGGACCCAGCACCGCCGCCCTGGAAGTCATGCAGGACCTCAGCGCCAACCCTCCACCTCCCTTTATCCAGGGACCCAAGGGTGACCCGGGGCGACCCGGCAAGCCAGGGCCGCGGGGTCCCCCTGGAGAGCCGGGTCCACCGGGACCCAGGGGTCCCCCGGGGGAGAAGGGCGACTCCGGACGACCAGGGCTGCCCGGGCTGCAGCTGACAACCGGAGCGGCCGGCGGC GGAGAAGTGACCAGCGCGCTGAGCGCCGCCTTCAGCGGTCCCAAGATCGCCTTCTACGTGGGACTCAAGAGCCCCCATGAGGGTTACGAGGTGCTCAAGTTCGACGACGTGGTCACCAATCTCGGCAATCACTACGACCCCACCACAGGCAAGTTCAGCTGCCAGGTTCGCGGCATCTACTTCTTCACCTACCACATCCTCATGCGAGGCGGCGACGGCACCAGCATGTGGGCGGACCTCTGCAAGAACGGGCAG GTTCGGGCCAGCGCCATTGCGCAGGACGCGGATCAGAACTACGACTATGCCAGTAACAGTGTGGTGCTGCACCTCGATTCAGGGGACGAGGTGTACGTGAAGCTGGACGGCGGGAAGGCGCACGGAGGCAATAACAACAAGTACAGCACGTTCTCGGGCTTTCTTCTGTACCCGGATTAG